GCCCGCTAGTGCCGGGAGGCGCCGGCGACCCGGCGGGCAACACCCAGCCACTGGACCTGTTCTGATTCCGGGTCGTGCCGCGACGACTAGCTCAGTCGCGGCGCTCCTCCAGCGGCACGTAGTCGCGCCGGTCCGCGCCGACGTAGAGTTGGCGGGGTCGGCCGATGCGGTGCTTGGGATCGTCCCACATCTCCATCCAGTGACTCACCCAGCCGGCGGTGCGCGCGATGGCGAACATCACGGTGAACATGCTCTCGGGGATGCCCAGCGCGCGGTAGATGATGCCGGAGTAGAAATCCACGTTGGGATACAGGCCGCGCTCCAGGAAGTACTCGTCGTGCAGGGCGCGCTCTTCCAGGCGCCGCGCCAGTTCGAACAGCGGGTTGTTGCTGTCGGCCAGTTTCTCGAGTACCTGCAGGCAGACCTCGCGGATGATTCGCGCGCGAGGATCGTAGTTCTTGTACACCCGGTGGCCGAAGCCCATCAGACGGAAGGGGTCGTCCTTGTCCTTGGCCTTGTCGAGGTACTTGTCGATCTGGCTGGCGTCGCCGATCTCCTCGAGCATGCGCAGCACCGCCTCGTTGGCTCCGCCGTGCGCCGGCCCCCACAGCGAGGCCACACCCGCGGCGATGCAGGCAAAGGGGTTGGCGCCGGAGCTGCCGACCAGGCGTACCGACGAGGTGGAGGCATTCTGCTCGTGATCGGCATGCAGGATGAACAGCAGATCCAGCGCACGCTCGGCCAGCGGGTCCACGCAATAGGCCTCGCAGGGCCGGCCAAACATCATCTGCAGGAAGTTGCCGACATAGCTCAGATCGTTGCGCGGATACATCACCCGCTCACCGACGTTGTGCTTGTAGGCCGCCGCCGCGATGGTCGGCATCTTCGCCACCAGCCGGTGCGCCGCCAGCTCGCGGTGCTGCGGGTCGTTCATGTCGATCGAGTCGTGATAGAAACCGGACAGTGAACCGACCACGCCCACCATCATGGCCATGGGATGGGCGTCGTAGTGGAAGCCCTCGAAGAACCGTAGCAGCGACTCGTTGATCATGGTGTGGTGGGTGATCTTGCAGACATAGTCGTCGAGCTGCTCGCGGGTCGGCAGCTCGCCGTACATCAGCAGGTAGGACACCTCGAGAAAGGTCGATTCCGCCGCCAGCTGCTCGATGGGATAGCCGCGATAACGCAGGATGCCCTTGTCACCGTCGATGTAGGTGA
The sequence above is a segment of the endosymbiont of unidentified scaly snail isolate Monju genome. Coding sequences within it:
- a CDS encoding citrate synthase translates to MADKKAWLSFSDREDKIELAVHSGTVGPDAVDIAGLYRDAGVFTYDPGFLSTASCSSAITYIDGDKGILRYRGYPIEQLAAESTFLEVSYLLMYGELPTREQLDDYVCKITHHTMINESLLRFFEGFHYDAHPMAMMVGVVGSLSGFYHDSIDMNDPQHRELAAHRLVAKMPTIAAAAYKHNVGERVMYPRNDLSYVGNFLQMMFGRPCEAYCVDPLAERALDLLFILHADHEQNASTSSVRLVGSSGANPFACIAAGVASLWGPAHGGANEAVLRMLEEIGDASQIDKYLDKAKDKDDPFRLMGFGHRVYKNYDPRARIIREVCLQVLEKLADSNNPLFELARRLEERALHDEYFLERGLYPNVDFYSGIIYRALGIPESMFTVMFAIARTAGWVSHWMEMWDDPKHRIGRPRQLYVGADRRDYVPLEERRD